One window from the genome of Gimesia aquarii encodes:
- a CDS encoding DUF6677 family protein, whose product MTESHNKIELKNPVVAAILAFLIPGAGHFYQGRTFKAAIYCFCILSTFFCGMALGDWKTVYYQSEPGKRNLGYFAQVGVGLPALPALIQTSRYNKVVSPIRLGQNDFDANYFDSHPYHQEMPLEAPFKGTLLDRTDDGKNISGQLEGSIKLKTVPGEFGTEITGVFEGTLDNKPISALNLSDPVGIGLPLGGNQRRVLECAVVREVNGRRTDTGHIEGTIPRPFLNWFEMPLSNQELDDINKKLGKRYEFAVVFTWIAGLLNLLVIWDAFEGPAYGRGDEEEPASKDKEQANSKS is encoded by the coding sequence ATGACGGAGAGCCACAACAAAATTGAATTGAAAAATCCTGTTGTCGCTGCAATTTTAGCATTCCTTATTCCTGGTGCAGGTCACTTTTACCAAGGAAGGACATTTAAAGCAGCCATTTACTGTTTCTGCATCTTGAGTACGTTCTTTTGTGGTATGGCATTAGGTGATTGGAAGACTGTTTATTATCAGTCAGAACCTGGTAAAAGAAATCTGGGTTATTTTGCACAAGTAGGTGTCGGCTTACCTGCACTACCCGCTTTGATACAAACTTCGCGTTATAATAAAGTTGTTTCACCAATTAGACTTGGCCAAAATGACTTTGACGCTAACTATTTTGACTCACACCCCTATCATCAGGAAATGCCCTTAGAAGCTCCTTTTAAGGGAACACTCTTAGACCGTACTGATGATGGCAAAAACATTAGTGGGCAATTAGAGGGTTCCATTAAATTAAAAACAGTTCCTGGTGAGTTTGGCACTGAAATTACCGGTGTTTTTGAAGGGACTTTGGATAATAAGCCGATCTCGGCATTAAACCTGTCTGATCCTGTAGGAATAGGTTTACCATTGGGAGGCAATCAAAGACGAGTTCTTGAATGTGCTGTCGTTCGAGAAGTAAATGGACGTCGGACAGACACAGGCCACATTGAAGGAACGATTCCCAGGCCCTTTCTAAACTGGTTTGAAATGCCTTTAAGTAATCAGGAACTTGATGATATCAATAAAAAGCTGGGGAAACGTTATGAATTCGCCGTCGTATTCACGTGGATCGCAGGATTGTTAAATCTGCTGGTAATCTGGGATGCATTTGAAGGACCAGCTTATGGAAGAGGTGACGAAGAGGAACCAGCATCAAAAGACAAAGAACAGGCAAATTCGAAATCCTAG
- a CDS encoding SDR family NAD(P)-dependent oxidoreductase yields MKLEGRNALVTGASRGIGRGCAIEMAKAGANVAINYRSHPEEAETAAEEARSFGVKAITIQADVSDQQSVDAAVSTVAEEFGSLDLFVSNSAYSDRELILEADMEGFKKTIDVTMWGAFFGVRAAAQQMTKQGEGGSIVVISSPHAVIAIPTSAAYNMAKAAIDHMARTAAIEFAPYRIRVNTVHPGWIDTPGERKFFTDEQLEAGAENIPWKRLGSPNEVGKLVTFLSSGDADYMTGGTTTIDGGISLPWWSNRAEGGQ; encoded by the coding sequence ATGAAGCTGGAAGGGCGAAACGCGCTCGTAACAGGTGCCTCGCGTGGAATCGGTCGTGGCTGTGCGATTGAAATGGCCAAAGCAGGAGCAAACGTCGCAATCAATTACCGATCTCATCCTGAAGAAGCAGAAACAGCAGCAGAAGAAGCACGATCATTTGGCGTCAAAGCAATCACAATTCAGGCCGATGTCTCAGACCAACAATCTGTAGATGCTGCCGTTTCAACAGTCGCGGAAGAGTTTGGGAGCCTCGATTTATTTGTTTCTAATTCTGCTTACAGTGATCGAGAGCTGATTCTCGAAGCGGATATGGAAGGCTTCAAAAAAACCATAGATGTGACAATGTGGGGCGCGTTCTTTGGTGTCCGTGCTGCGGCACAACAAATGACAAAGCAAGGAGAGGGAGGATCTATCGTTGTGATTAGTTCTCCGCACGCAGTAATAGCAATTCCCACTTCAGCTGCCTACAACATGGCCAAAGCGGCAATTGATCATATGGCGAGAACCGCTGCCATTGAATTTGCACCGTACAGAATCCGCGTAAACACTGTTCACCCAGGTTGGATTGATACTCCGGGAGAAAGAAAGTTCTTCACTGATGAACAACTTGAAGCAGGAGCAGAAAATATCCCCTGGAAACGACTGGGGAGCCCCAATGAAGTCGGAAAGCTTGTTACCTTTCTCTCCAGTGGTGATGCTGATTATATGACAGGAGGTACAACTACTATCGATGGCGGGATCAGTCTGCCGTGGTGGTCAAATCGAGCCGAAGGGGGACAATAG